The Lolium rigidum isolate FL_2022 chromosome 2, APGP_CSIRO_Lrig_0.1, whole genome shotgun sequence genomic interval GTTGGGCCAGGCCTAGGCTTGACAAATATGCCAAATAAGGAAgaggcccggcccgaggcccgatcGGTATTTGTTGTGATGGGCCGGGCTTGTGACAAAATTCTAGGCCCGACGGTTGGGCCGGGCCAGCCATGGGCCTAGGTTTTTTGCGTCAGGCTTTATTAGACCTGGCTCGAAGCCCGGCCTGGTCCGGACTATGCCCAAGGTATATATGGCAGTAACACAAGTTACAAGTAGCACCCTGCCTTCAGGGTCGGCCAGCTAGGTTTCATTTCCCTATCATGTAGCAAGAAGGACGCCGCCACAACAAAATACCAGCCCATACAAATCTACCAAAGTCTATTCAAATAACCAAACTAAATAGAGAATATGGATTTTTCTGGCATGTTTTCCATTGTAGTGGTTCTGAAAACTCATGAAAATGCATGCATGTAACCAAATAGACCCCGGCTTGGTGCTCGCATGTTTATGCCACATCTATGTTAACTTGCACTTGGCTTGTAAAGATCTCAACTTTTTGCACAATATAAAATTTTATTGCTAGATGACAATAATTGATCAACCAAATAAGTAAACTTAAATATATATAAATTGGCCATTCAAAATGAATGGCATAGATACTGAAAAGTAGTTTGACCTCAATCTTTCATCGAAACAAGTGGTTCAATGATTCAAATTCAGTATTGGTTTGCCTAAATGGTGGCAATTGACTTACACTTCCATATTGCCCAAGTGATGGAACGTTCTTTTAAAATACACACACGTTGGCACGTTGCACAGCCGTAGCTGCCATACTTACACACGGTTACTATATTGCTTCACGTCACACGGTAACACACGCCAGCACCCCTGCATGCATATGCATAGGGTGATGCAAACGAACGAAAACATTACATTGACACAACGTATATCTACGGTACCCACCACACCCATCTGAAAAATGCATTTATCTGGATCACCGGTACACCGGCCGGTCACTGATCAGGCGGTGGCGATGGGCGCGGCGTCCGACTTCATGGCCTCGAAGCGTGGCTCCTTGGCCTCGAACTTGTGTTGAACGTACAGGTTCATGTAGTCCTCGAACACAAACCGCGGGTACACGGCCCCGCtgccctcctcgccgccctcgTTCTCCTCCGTGGCGCCAtggccgacgagcgccggcgccgggaAGATGACGGCGTCGGCTCCGGGGTTGTAGAAGGACGCAATGGACATGCGGTTGCCGTCGGGGCGGGTCAGCACGCGGTGCATCACGCTCTTGTACCGCCCGTTGGTGATCACTTCCAGCTGGTCGCCGATGTTGATGACGATGGCGTGGCGCATGGGCGGCACGTCCACCCAGGCGCTGTCTTTCAGAAGCTGGAGACCGCTCACCTGGTCGTCCTGGAAGAGCAGGATCACGCCGCCGGCGTCGGTGTGCGCGCGGAGGCCGTCGACGAGGTCGGGGCGCGGGCACGGCGGGTAGCTGCTCACCTTGGTGCCGAACGTCGGGGCGCCCTGAGAGCCCGCGAAGGCCCGCTTGAGGTAGCCCTTCTCCAGTCCCAGGTTCTCGCACAGCAGGTCCAGCACGCGCTCCGCCAGCTTCTCAATCTCCGAGGCGAATTCCTTCATCACTTGCCTGCAGCGACAATACAGAAAAGGCAGTTTGGTTACGAATCTGTGTTTATTCATCAATAAGTGTCTCTAGTTTAAATGTAGGTGATTCGAATCGTGTTGGTTACTGCTGCTTATCTAGATTCTGATGTGCGCACATCTCATGTTCACGTGCTGCTGTTTCTCCGAAGTATTCGACAGAAATGACAGTATAGAGGTGATTCACGGTGCAAAAAATCGGGAATTTCTTTCGACAGCTTTGCTGGGTTCAGAACATGCAGTGAGAGTATTTGCGCAGTCTAAGATTCTGTAACCGGAGCTCAGGTGTTCACGCGAGTACAGAATGTTCGGTCAGGCCAAACAATAGGCTGCCTCGTGCCCTCGTCAGACTTGCTATAAAGAGGAAAACAAAGTTGAAAGCTACAAATTGGAGTTGAACTATAGGCCAGAATCTGCCGATTCAGTAACTATAATAATCATCTCGGTGCCTTTTCAAATAATTAATTTCCGTCAAAGCTGATGCTATCAGGTTGCGCATCTGCTTTTCTTCAGAAGCCAATAGGACACCAGTCTAATGAAAGTACCGATATCAAATTGCATTTAATTAACTAATGGCGCGTATATGTGGTGTGTACCTGTAATGGTCGTCGAGGTCGGGCAGGTCGGCGAGGTTGGAGGCAGGGAGGTGGCGGACGAAGAAGGTGCTCTCCCAGTCCACGTCCCTCACGTCGGCGCCCTTCTCGCCAGCTTCCAAGGTCCTGGCCGCGaactccttgaacttgttctcccTGATGTTCTCGTAGTGGGCCTTGCTCACCCGCTCCACCTCGTCCATCAGCTCGTGCGATATGCCATGGTTCAGAAGCTGAACACACCATATGCCCATGATTAATCACATGAAGAATCTAATGCATGTTTCCAAAAGGAAATTTATCACCATTCATTCTGCAATTCAATATATGTGTCTGAGGAAGTGGCACCTCGAAGAAGCCCCAGTTCTCGCAGGCGTCGCGGATGACCTCCATGGCCGCGCCCCTCTCCTCCGTCTCCAGCTTCTCCATGTTGATCACCGGGAAGCTCAACGAAGCAGCAGGAGTAGCAGTTGCCATCGCTCTGATCTCTCTCCCTCTTGCTACCTGATCTGAAGGTGTGAGTGCTTTGTTGTGCTATTTGCTGGGTAGCTTAAGCCGCCGAGTGTGAGTGCGCTATGAAGCCGGCGTCGATCCCCAATTTATAGGCGCGAGAAGGCCAGCGCTTAACTGGAGTATGAGTCATATGACTTAGCCGCTACGTACGAGATTACGTCGACACAGATTAATTTGCTCAAATGGGATATGGAAAAGCAGTCTGGACCTGCAGCTAATTGTAAAGCGTGCACATTACATTCCCTAGATGGTTAGCTAATCGAATGAGTGTGCGCGCCGCAACTTCCTGTGGGTTACCGGCCGAACATGCTAAACTAATTGGTTCTCTGCAAGAATATTGCTTCTTGCTAATAGCTGCTGATCTATGCCTGATTGAGACCGATCAGTACGGTATAATAGTAGTAGCTATATCATGATAAGACTGATTGTCTATGTTGCATGTATTTTATATACCTAACCTAGCTTGAACTGATATCTATGGCGCACGGATCGAGTTGTCCCTTACTTTATAGCTTGATGCTGACAAAGGTTAGGCGTAATACACCTGACCCTGCCACATATAGTGGGATTTGGCTGTCAACAATCATAAACAGCATTGCTCTCTACTGCTGGCGATCATAGGGAGCATGTCATGCCATCTAGCCATCCAAAGCTCACTAGTGGTAATTGTTGAGGTTACCTGATCCAGCTACACAAGTAATAGTATTGCAGATACAGTACAGTATGTAGGGCACTTATTGTCCTGACTCCTGTATAGCCAATGGACTTAAAGTGGGAACAGGAGCATCAAATCCTGTCTATCTGCATGGTGCTTCTCAGCTGGACCACCATGGccagtggcgaaggacgaaaaAAATCTAAGGTAGGGCGAACCTTCAATGATGCAAATATCAAAATAGTCCTAAAAATAGTAATGATATTTtaaaacaataaaaataaaaacatacttgattataagtagaacctaaaAACATACCAATAATGCTAACTCAACGGCAAAGTTTTACATCTTTTGTAAAAATATAATGTAATTCGAACAATCAAGACGTTTGATTATCCCTCGTTCGCGCAACTCGGTTTTGATTATCTTTTTTGCTGGAAAATTCCTTTCAATTTTTCATGTCTCCACGTGTAAACCTATTGTCATTTTAATGGGGTAATATTATGGTCGGAGAAAGTATGACGTGCATTTTGGAATATCTTAAAATCTTTGAAGTCTTCAATTCTATAAGTATGTATAATGAATAACTCAAGCTTATCTTGTATATACTAGGGTACATTGAATGATAAATCTATGTAATACAAGCAATGTTATTTACATTGAACCTAGAATACGAGTTTATGTTTGGAGGTAAAATATTTTATGTTTTTGGTCTGTAATCAATTTTGCGTAGTATTCACCGAAACACGCATAACTTTCTCATACGGAGTCCATTTTCAACGTATAACCactcaaaaaatttcaaaaaaaacacgcgcatctaagtgtattcaccaaaaatcaaggtagggtgGTTGCCCTACCTTGCCCTACTGGGAGCTTCGCCCCTGACCATGGCCAGACCCAGACCCCGGCCCAGAGCGATCTCGATGGACAGATCGAGCGTATCATCGTGTCGCGTCTCCGTCAGAGTAGGGGCCGGCCGGGTTAAAGTTCCGGTCTCAAATCACTGGCATTGACGACGTGAAAACTCATCTAGTGTTGATAGCGCGCCCTTGCGAACTTTTACATCCACTACTCAGTCAGTTCCATAATTCTTCTcgcaaatttagatgtatctattcaTAAGGTATGCGATATATCTAAATTTGCGATAAGAGTAGCTCGTAATGGCATGCAGGACCGACAGGTACTGATTTGAGTGCACAAGTGGAGTTACTTTTCGATCCCCTTGTCGAGCCTATTTTAGGCTCGCCAGGACAAGTGAGCGTGCCTAACATTGTACTTCCTCTCGAGAACCAAATTGAAAGCTAG includes:
- the LOC124693211 gene encoding 1-aminocyclopropane-1-carboxylate oxidase 1-like, with the protein product MATATPAASLSFPVINMEKLETEERGAAMEVIRDACENWGFFELLNHGISHELMDEVERVSKAHYENIRENKFKEFAARTLEAGEKGADVRDVDWESTFFVRHLPASNLADLPDLDDHYRQVMKEFASEIEKLAERVLDLLCENLGLEKGYLKRAFAGSQGAPTFGTKVSSYPPCPRPDLVDGLRAHTDAGGVILLFQDDQVSGLQLLKDSAWVDVPPMRHAIVINIGDQLEVITNGRYKSVMHRVLTRPDGNRMSIASFYNPGADAVIFPAPALVGHGATEENEGGEEGSGAVYPRFVFEDYMNLYVQHKFEAKEPRFEAMKSDAAPIATA